Proteins found in one Lutimonas zeaxanthinifaciens genomic segment:
- a CDS encoding cupin domain-containing protein, which translates to MKNYKVQKSPFVVPTNDGKLIEEHFGMASIKADLSLAHMIAPPGWSEPFQTPDFDEITYVIKGKKRFIIDGDELILGPGESIKINKGSRIQYANPFDEPCEYIAICTPPFELDKANREED; encoded by the coding sequence ATGAAAAATTATAAAGTTCAGAAAAGCCCCTTTGTAGTTCCCACAAATGATGGAAAACTGATTGAAGAACATTTTGGCATGGCCAGTATCAAGGCTGACCTGAGCCTGGCTCATATGATTGCGCCACCGGGATGGAGTGAACCCTTTCAAACTCCTGATTTTGATGAGATAACCTATGTCATCAAGGGTAAAAAGAGATTCATCATCGATGGTGATGAACTCATTCTGGGACCCGGAGAATCTATAAAGATAAATAAGGGAAGTCGCATTCAGTATGCCAATCCATTTGATGAGCCCTGTGAATATATCGCCATCTGTACACCTCCATTTGAGCTGGATAAAGCAAATAGAGAAGAGGATTAG
- a CDS encoding pyridoxamine 5'-phosphate oxidase family protein: protein MKTDRSKVKRIPKRGSYDNKIIYSILDKEFICQIGFVHEDHPVVIPTIYGRKEDTLYFHGANVSRMLQSMEEGVRLSINVTRTNALVLARSAFHHSLNYESVTLFGQAFLVEDDKEKSEALQIISNQVLADRWEEVRKPNSKELNVTKVLKFKIQEGSAKIRNEGVGDDTKDYELDIWAGLLPIERSYGSPVSDPALNDGIEISESVKKAANEKL from the coding sequence ATGAAAACTGACCGCTCTAAAGTCAAAAGGATTCCTAAAAGAGGTTCCTATGACAATAAAATCATCTATAGTATACTGGATAAAGAATTTATCTGTCAGATCGGTTTTGTTCATGAAGACCATCCCGTGGTCATCCCAACTATTTATGGAAGAAAAGAAGATACTTTGTATTTTCATGGAGCCAATGTGAGCAGAATGCTTCAATCCATGGAAGAGGGAGTTCGTCTTTCAATAAATGTTACAAGGACCAATGCACTGGTTTTGGCGAGATCGGCTTTTCACCATTCTTTGAATTATGAATCGGTGACACTTTTTGGACAGGCATTTCTTGTGGAGGATGACAAAGAAAAATCAGAAGCCTTACAAATTATTTCAAATCAGGTACTGGCCGACAGATGGGAGGAGGTTAGAAAACCTAATTCCAAAGAGTTGAACGTGACCAAGGTTTTAAAATTTAAGATTCAGGAGGGTTCGGCAAAGATCAGAAATGAAGGAGTCGGTGATGATACAAAGGATTATGAGCTTGATATCTGGGCTGGTCTGTTACCTATAGAAAGGAGTTATGGAAGCCCTGTTTCAGATCCTGCGTTAAACGATGGTATTGAAATTTCCGAGAGTGTAAAAAAGGCAGCGAATGAAAAATTATAA